TTCCGTCTgtaattaacaaaattattaagaCCGGTGAATCGGAAGAAACAAGACAAGTCGAACTTCGTATTGTTCCAATCGACGTAGAAGTGGACGCGACGCAAGGTATACGCATAGATGGGTTTGAAAGAATACGTTCGACATTTGTAACCTATTGGACTGTGTATaccgtacgatatacgtttcggCAGAGGAGAATTTTGCAATAACGCGTTACGTTCGGAGGAGTGTTGTACAATTATTTACTTTCTACGCGAGGACTCGCAAAGTGTACTCGTAGTTTGAATTCAGCAGCGTGTGTGTGTATTATCGCGAAACAAATGTACAAGTAATCTGTAATCAAATTTCACGTTACTCGGTGCAAGGCAACGGTAACGTACAATGGTAAGAACAACGAACGTTCGGTTTCCGAAATTTCTTAGTTAGAATCCGCCGGAACTtaacaagaagaaagaaaaccaGCGAAATCGGTTAAGGGGCAAGGATGATTACAATTGGTCGGAGAAGAAACTATGCCGAGGGCACCGACTTTTCTAACCCCTTACCTGGCACCTGCTCACGATGCACCGGAGAAGCCCGAGGCGTGACAGCAGATTCAACCTGGCAACGTGCACTTGCTTGTAGCTGTCCGGTATATTGCCAAGTGGCTATATTTTTTCTGACAGCTGACATCGCGAATCCACGGTTTATCGCATAACGGTTGTACGTTTTGCGTCGAGTGTCCAGTGAAATTACAAAGGCTCTATTTTTCGTCGAAAGTACGCGTTAGTAGTAAACGAAACAACTAGTCGGACAGTTGTAACCTAATCGTTCCTCGCAGGATACAACGTGACAATATACAGTGTCGTGGGAACGATGCGTgcgaatacgaaaaataaataaataaataaataacgaacaCTGACAACGCGTCTGACAATAATGAATCGAAATGTGCTACTGACCGTTAAATGGCGACCGTTACAAAATAAAACGATACAACGTGGAATAGAATCTACGTGATCGACCGTGAAACCGTTGAATTTCGATTTCGATCCCACGCGAACGACAGTTGAACGCGAAACGTGCGCTCGGAGTGTCTTCGCGAGGAATTACACAGCGCGGAGACCAGAAGAACAGGAGGCGTCGTTCATCTTCCACCGCAACGAAGAAAATACAGGTAAGGACTTTTGCGTCTATATCGTTCCGTGGTTCGCGCGTCCCAGTACCGCGTCGCATTATTCGAATCTCGTTCGCGATGATCGTTTCCGATCTCGTATCAGGGACGCGCGGCCGTGTACGTGCGTCGTCCGTCCGTTTGTTGTGTGCAATTTCTACGCGAACGCGCGTTATATAAAATGTGTCATAATACTTTGAACGCCCGAGCTTGAGTCACATTTACGCAATCTTACGCGGCGCTCGAGTCAGATTATTTCGAACAGATACAGTGCCTCGCACGGATATTCAATGAATGGAAAATTCGAAAGCGCGAACGTTATTGGGCAACCAATGAAAACGGtgtttcttttcgaattttacGTCGCCTCGAACACGTTGGTTGCCGTATCCGGAGGAACCGTGCCAAGCGTTACGCGccgatttcaacgaaactttgcGCCCGGATGGAGTTTACGAGACATTTAACGACAAAGTTCGCGTTTCGTCCGTCGGTGCATCGGCATCGGTACGCGACACGCTCGTCAGTGTCGATAAAGTCGTCGGAGTACGAACACGGATACCGTTGCGAACATCGTTACGTCCAAGTTGTGAcgataaaaatcgatcgataggCGAGTTCCGTATCGAGCGAACGTATCGCATCGTACGATCGGAACTCGGAAAGTCCTTCGACCGAATTCGATACCCGAATCACGATCGGTAGGTACGAGTGTTTCGATCGATGTTCGGCGATCCGAGTTGGACTCGCTACGCGTCCCGGAGATTCCCATTCTGCGTAACGACGGTTTCTTAATTCGAGAGAATATTTCAACTCGTCCGTTCCCACTTACCTTTCGAAAATGCGGTATCGCGACGGGCCTCGCGATACTTATCGCTATAATAGGCATCGCTGTCACCGCCATCGCACGTTCCAATTTACGCTTTGCAATTATCCACGCTTCTGCGGCGTTGGCGCGCGATCGAATCGCGGCCGTAAGTAGCGCCGAggaattataataataacgtaCCGATAATCGATTCGATATTTCAGTGACAACGTCGGTTCGCGGTGCGCGTTTCACGCTCACGGTACCGTGTGCTCGCGAGATCCTTCGAAggcgaaaatataatattacacgCTCGCGAAAGCGTATCGTTGGGTCTCGCGTGAATATTGACTCGTCGTTGGAGGATTTTTTTCAAGACACGGTGCAAGACGATCACCGGCTTCGGAAATAGATCGACGAGCTGTTCCATCCAGACAGACAAAACGCATTAACCGGTGCAACGTGGTTGCAGTTTGCGTTGATAATGCACTCGCATCCCACGGACGCGGTTTCACCATTTAGGCTGCCGAACAAAAGTTCCGGACAGCAACGGGTATTTGGACGGGTATCCGATGCACGAGTCGGCTTCTAGTTTGGAAAAAAGTATCAACAGCGATATCGTTCCGTGCTCCGTTCGTTCGAGCTTCAACGTCAAATTCGAAATTGGGATCGCGTCTCGCCCAACCGTACGaaactttttcaaacttttcgcattcgtcGTTACCCAGACTCGATGATCCACTCGGGGTGAACGAGTCAATTTTTCAAACTCCTTCGATCCGGTATCGCGGCACGCGATCAACGATCGCgaggaaaaaaacaaaaacaatcgaAGGTTACGCACGGTGTAATCGTCGCGCAATTGGTTCGCGCGCGTTGGAAAACGAACGCAACGTGTTCTAGCGCGCGAACACCGAAAGGCGCGCGGAAAAACTCGAACGATGCACCTCCCAGCCCGTTCTCGTACCGTTTCAAAGATTGCGACAAAGTGGTCCCTCTCTTGCGCGCGTCTTCTCAATTTCCCGCGTATCTCGCGTATCTCTGTCTCTTCgttccggcgcgtcgtctcacCGACGACGAACCTCTCCCACGAAACCGACAGTCcctatttttaattacgtaaCGACCAGTCGAAAACACTTTCGCTCGCGATTCCCTCGCACCGGTGTACCAGCGCACTTGGGACAGAGGAGCGCGCGGTTTTACCGCGAATCCAACGAGATCCACCTTGACCTTCTTCGCGCGAGCAAGGACGACTCGGTCGTAAAATCTCGAGAAAAACGATATACCGTTCGCTACGGGGTCTCGAGACACGGAGGAAAGAGCGTTACCGGAGAATTCTGAACGGATACGGGCGATTTATTCGCGAggaaatttcacgagtacgCGCGTATCGCACCGCTGCGCGAACCGGAGATCGTTGGTTGCGGCCTCGCGAGCAGGTAAAGGTACCGTTGCGCATTACGCACCGTGGACAAATTCGTATCACCGGTAAACACGCGAAtcgacgtttcttcgatcgtcgcgcgaattCGATCGGTAGGTATCCACGACTGCATTTTTCAAACGAGACGGTCGCGTATCGCGGGAAAGAATCGTTTCGATGCGAGATCGTTTCGAAAGTTCGCGAGGGAACGGGTCGTCGAGGCGAGTTTCGAGCAACTTTTGCGCGAGAAGGGTGCAAATGTACCGTTACGGTTCGAAAGCGGTACGCGAACCCCGTGGaaaactttccgaacgatcgttACGCTCGTTTGGCGCGAATCGGCACAGGAACAAACGCGTAAAACGAAGGTAAACGTAACGCGAGGACGAAACACGCGAAAAGTACGCGAGTCCGAGACCGACGAGAATCgtacgaacgttcgatcgaggcCAATGGCGGGTATTATTTGTTCGATCGTCACGGTACACGTGTTCACGAAACAACGAACCGTGTCTTATCGAATGGAATGCGAACTTTGTGCCGCGCGATCGAATTAATTTGGCCACACTCGCGAACACGTTGCAACGCGGTAGGTACCGTCGCGAAATTATAACCGCGTTCCGATGAACGACACCACGAAGCTATGCAAGGTCGGAATTCTGCAATGCGGCTCGGGAATTTCTTTGTGGTACTTATCCGTCGATTGCTTATCTTCGTCTATCTTTTAAATAATCGCATACCTATTGGGAAATCCTCGCCTTGAGAAGCCACTGTTTGCATTGCCGTTCGATGAGTTCCCACACGTTCTCCCGTTCTGCGCACCGGACGAATCTCTTTTCATGCAAAATTACACGTATCGGTGTGGGTGCACGATGAGATCCTCgttcaatcgttcgcgattaattaccataaattgtatttcataaaatattccACGGTGCGTCGTTAAGCGAGCAAAACACCGCGAACCTCTGTACGTCGAACGGTGTGCGAGAACGTTAAGGTTTACAATCGCTCGGAGAATCGCGCGTTTCTCATTTTTAAACACGGAAGTAGCCTCGTTGTTTTTCGGTGTCATCGtcgcaacgaaaaaaaaaacggataacCGATTCAATTTGTCTCGATTGAATATCACGGTGCCCCGAGcggagaaaacgaaaaaaagaaaagaaaaaaaaaaaagaatattcaaaaattacgTTCCCGTTCGcattattcgaaaaatttgtacttccCGATCGTACGGTGGAAAGTAAACGtaaaaatttcgtcgaacgtCGCGGAAAAAGCAACGGAACGTCGAACAACATAGTTGTTTGTACCGGTTGACTGTATCGCGATGCTTTCGCTATACATTTGCGAGTTATTTCgcgaatgctttcgcgagaataCCTTCGACGCTCGAAAGGTGCATTCTAGCGACACCTGCACGTGTGCGCCGAGCGTTCCGACTCGTCTCCCATTGTGAGCAACTTCGAAATCTCCTTTAACCAAATCTCGGGAAGTTTCGAGCGTTTCCTCGCTGGCTGGTGCCGCCTTATGAAACTCGCGAACGCGCGCAACGCGCGAAATGAACGACGTTTACGTTATTAAAAGTACAAGGTTACGTAACGCCGCGCGCGGAGCTATCCTCGACCATCGATCTAATTAGATTTTAATGAAAAGTGGCTGTAACTTGCGCGATGAAAACTTCATTTCCATATGATGAAATACGCGGCTGCCTCTGTTACTCTGTCCGCTTACTGTTACCTTCTTTGTGCAAATTTGGAAATAATTGCGATCTTGATGCGAGGGAAGGAACATCGCTCGTTAAGAAGTCGTTCGGTGCCTATGCTCGAGCGATTCAATTTACCGACTCGCCTTGCATCACGCGCCTCTAACGTACGTTATTTTGTGTAAATTACAGCCCGGGTTACCCGAACCGTGTTGCTGTTGGAATTGTACAACGTGTTCTACACGAGCCACTGGTTTTTCTGTCTAGGATGTTACGTTTGCATGCTCGAAGCGTTCGTCGTAGTTCAGATGCGCATCGACCGATTCAGCGACTCGAAGATAAATTAAGGCGCGATTATAATTTTTGCAcggttcaaaaaaaaaaaaaaaaaaaaagaaaataggagAACGGTCCTGTACGATAGTAAGTACGTAAGTACGCGTCTTGGAATTTTGTATAATCGCGTTCGTGTACGTTTCGCGACTAAacgttttcgttgaaaattgaccGTACTTGTTTCCACCGAGTACATCCGCTGCGACCATAATTGCAATTGGATCGAACACGGTGAATCGCCTCGAAGAAAAGTGCACGGATCGTGGACAGTGAATTAAAGTTCTTGGACTGTGAAAGTGCACTTCCGAAGTACACGAGGAAGTTTTTATTAACTTCGGTGTCCATCGACGTTCAACTCTCGGTAATAAACGAGATTCGTACGTCGATGCATTCGTTACCCTACGACGAAACGAGAACCGTGGACAAAGTAATCTCACCACGGATCGATGTAACATTCGGCTATTTCGATTCCGCGGAGTTTCCTGAACCTTTAACCCGGACGAAAATAGAACAATCGAATCGTCGACTTGCAAATCGAATCCGCTCTTCTTATTTCGCGACTGTCGAACGGGGCGTTTTATTCGCCTCGCCGGGATATCGACACGAGCCAAACGATCCGCGATCGAGCCGCAATTATTTACAACCGTGTGTCCGAATCGTAATTTCTTACGCGCTTTCGATCCAATCAACGACTCGTGATATCCGTCCCGTCGCTCACCGACGATAAGATTCCCTTTACCCGGCGAAACgtgaaattttcgaacattTCCGATCCGGATCGAGCTTATTCTAAGAGGCTCGTAtacgtacacatacacacacaatcGGCAACTTTCAACAACCCGTAACGAATGAGAAAACCGAGCGCCGCACGACTATAATTAACACATCTGACTAGAGATTATAATAATATCGCGGTTTATTCTAATACTTTCAGGAGTATCTACGTTACTATACTAATGCCAAAGTCCTACATCTCTATACAGTACTGTACTTAAGTTGCTATCTACGGTCGCCTATATTTCTTGCGCGAACGTTTCTTTTCCATTCGTTACGGTGCACAGAtattcgaacggttcgacgagTTTCGCTACAACATTTTCACGCATCCGGCCGGTGTCAACGATCGCGACGACATTACCGAGACGAAAACCGTATTAATCGCGGCTTCGAAACGGTAACGATATCGTTGCACACTTGGTCGTTGCAAAGTCAACGATCGATACCGCGCGCGTACAGTACCACGAGAGAGACAAGTGACAGCAGGCAGTACCAAGTGTTGCTCACAGCTACGTTCGATACCGAGGAGCATACGTTGTCTTTCCGTGTAACGTCTCTCGACTCGTCCATTGTCCGATTTGGGTGGCAATAATATTCATCGTTGCTCGGTACCAGGTCGCTTACGATgacgaggaatttctcgaagggACACAGCTCCGCGCAGCCtggaatcgtttcgatcgtcagTTGCTCGGAAACTCCGCTCCAGAATAAAACCTGGCGTCGAAACACGTTTAAGTTTAGCGTCGGAGCCTGGACCGAGACGAGAATCATCGCTTCTTGTCTCTCTATCGCGCGGAATTAATATTTACCCGAACGTAGTAAGTGCCTTTCTTGTCGCGCAGAGTTTCCAATATTAGGGTGGACCCGTATGCAGGCACAACGGGCTCGTCCAAGTCCAAAACTCTCGCAACTGCAGCGACGTTCATCTCGTGGGCCGAGAAGAGGAACGCCTTCCTATCGTACGGCTCTAATTTGCCCGCCTTGTACGCCTCGATGTCTTCCACCATTTTACGCAACAGCAAACCTATGGAAATACCGTGTaacgtttcatttcttttttctttttcttcgaccgTCACCTCGTAAACCGTAAGCGTATTTCGTAAAAAGTGAGTATCCTTCTACCTCCGTTCAACCGTTTCAACGTCCTCGTGTCCGACCTCAGTCTAAAGTCCAGCGCGAGTATTTCTTTCATCGGAGTGGGATACACGCTCTCGGTCCATTTCGGAAGAGTCAAATTCTGAGACGCCTGAAATCATTTAACGTTTAACCGATCGTCGATGCTCGATGCTCGCTCGATAACGGAAAACACGCTCTCACCTCTTCCTTGAGCAAATTGTACAGATAAGTCACCGCGGATGTTGTGTTTATTACTTTTCCACTGTGCTGGGTTAAGTAATTCATCACGTTTTTGTACTTGTTCACTATATCCTGCGTGCTCGGTTGTTGAAGGAATTTGCTGTATTCTTCCTGGTACCTTGAAGCACGAGAGATCATTTCTTGTCAGATTTCCTTCAGCCGGGAATAATAATTGTAGCTCGACGAGGTCCGACGAAGAACAATGTTGGGAGCGGGTAATAGTTCGATACGAAATTTTTCGCTAAAGTATAGCGTTTTACGTTTGGACGTTGTCCAGGCATAGTTCGTAGGTTCTCGCAATTTTTTCGGAGCGCATTCGCGCACTCCTATGACGTAAGAACTTTCATTTTTGACGATGAcaaacacgcgcgcacacgggATTTTTTTATATCGTTCACCTGCTCGAATGACTTTCCATTAAGTTTGCATAACACGGGGTATACGAAGATGTTGCGAAATCGGGTCCAGCGAACGTGTCgaacgaattaattttttcttttttaccgaaGAGTGataaattgcaataatttttgtCGCGTCGCCGAGGGAACGTGAATCCGACGTTGTCACGGTGAATGGCTATTCCTGTTCTCGTTTATAACGACTGGTTTCTTTATTATTGCTACGTTTAATCTAATCGGATTTGAGTAATATTTCTTTGTACTTTGTATTTTTCTGATTTCCTAACGAGAGTTCGCAGCGAAGACATTCGTTGTGTAATTAAATCGCATCGCAAGGAAACTGTCTACAAAGTAGGCTTAATAATCCTTGCCGTATGAATCATGGGTTATTTTCAATTAATGCGAACTTATCGACTTCGTTAATCTCGATTGACCTTACGTTCCGTTCTTTATCTTTTACGTTTAAATCGCTATACTTGGGCTTCTTAAATTATCACGGATCGGCGTACAGATTCGTATTATCACCGGTCGCGGTCACAATTTTCGTTCTTGTCTGTACcgtacgtttcgtttcttttttcggaaaGTAAAATATCGTTAAAAGATAACAACGAGTATCGCGCTTACTTGCATTCGGGAGAACCCGACGATTTCGAATGTAAATAAGAACGAACCGTTGGAAAACAATCGTGATTCGACACGTTCGTGACAATCAACCTTTTGTGCAACATTTCGAGAACGATGCTTCCGGACGTATCTTAAAaatccaaaggaatttctcgtcgaATTTACCTCGAATTGGTTTTATTTCGCGCGCCCGGCTTTATCCGTGATTTTCGCGAATATTTCGCATCGTTTCGTTAACGAACGAGAACGCTAAAATAATTACCTCGGACAGTGATGAGGGAACAAGAGATTGTCGTCTTCGTAGGGCACGAAGAACGTCGCTGTTGGAATCCAGCGTAGACGCGGGTTCCAAATTTGCTTCTCCGAGGGTGGGAATAATCCAGCCAGGACTAGCTGCAGAGACAACTGAGTCCTTGGGACTTCCGTTGATCTGGCATAGATCTTCTCCGGCCAATAATCTGGCCCGAAATATCGATCGTAACGTTCACGGAGCATTGTCCCGATCCTGTATTCACGCAGCTTACCTTGCTGCATAGGTGCACGAAACAATTACCATTTATGTATGTTTGTCGATGCGTATCGTTAATTGCTTCGTAATTGCTTCACGATGATGAGCGAAACTCGATAATGTGAACGGTCGTCTTTATTATTGTCTTAAGCGCAGTTAATTGAACACGAGGCAACTGCACGAAAgcaaataattcgaaaaaaacACTCGCGAGCGAATCGATGCGTTAACTGTTCgcgaatttaaatatcattttgaATGAAATCTCCACCTCCGAGAAGAATCGATCTCTTACGGTCGTATTAATGCGAAAGTTTGCAAAAGTGAGAACGAGTCGAATATTAAAGCATTCACCGAGAAAAAGATTCTCAAAATAATATCAAAGGAATACGtagaaaacgacgaaaaatacaaagaatacGTGTACACCGTTGATTATTGTTACTTACGTTCGTCAAGTCTCCGTTACCCATTGGGTAGTACGAATACTCCCGGTAGGGATCGTTGGGATAATTCTGAAACTCTCGGTGTGGCACTTTCTCACCGTGTCGAAATACCTTTAAAAACACATTCAACTGTTAATTTCGCTCGAATTTCGCGACTTTACGCGACATTTTTGAcgatttttcactttttccCGCGCGATATGCTTCTGGCTCGTACACGACGCGTtggcgcgcgcgagcgcacggTTCTCACCGAAAGCGAGGaaaacggggaaaaaaaaagaggagaacAAAAGTGTCGATTTACCACGTGCAACAATTGTAAATCCAGATCACAGTCGGCCACGTTGACAACGACGAACAGAAGGGCGAGACACGAGATCGAGCGACGGGCCAACATGTTTTTCGTCGACACTGATACGGCGAAGAAGCGAGACAGGAGGACAGCTACGTCCGGAATGCACAATTTCTCTCCACGATCTACGAAGAAGTATATATTCTTGGCGGTGCTTATCTAAAACAACTCGTCGAGTGGGGGTGGATAAGGAACACAGGCGAACAGGTTTGCAGTTCTCTCGATTTTTATCGTCGGTTCCCCGTTTTTGCTCGTTACGTTGATCCTTTTCCCGCTGCGGAGTCGCGATCGTGGTGCTCCTCGAAGGCCACGTACTCAAAGAATGGGAAATCTGGCGGAGCTTGTCCCCCGGTCTGGGTGCCTCCGAGTTCAACTTCATATCCTCGGGAAGACCGTGTTTCATCGTTAAACAAAGATTACCGCGGATTGCCTTGAAGGTACTCTCTATCGGACGTGCAGCCCGCGCAGCCGAATCTCGTCTGATACACCATCGAGCGTTGCTTAATCCGACGTTCGAAATTAAACGGACGCCGGAGAAAGTGGCCAGCGACCTTATTTCGAGTTACGTAATCCGTTATGACAATAAAccgcgaataatattttttcattacgttttcattctttttttttttcctttatattattttttacgatCACGGGGAAATAGTCTCGGTCCGACGACAGATCGGTGTTGTTTCGAGGTACTCGAGTCACCGTTACGTAATACAAATTGTGTTTTCATTTTGGAAATCGCGTTTTGACCCTCTTCCCTCGAAAGGCGACTCGGGGTTGTAGAATTTGAAGCAAGAACGCGACGCGGTACCGCAACCTGGAAAATCGCAAGACTTTGCATTCGATGGTTTCGTCTCGTGAGATACGAAGATGTACGTACGAAAtatcgaaggaaaaaatttaGGTTCGATGTTGCGCGTAATTTTTGTTCCAAGAAATATCATCCGTGAGTTCTTCGTCACGGAAGAATCTTTgtgcgcaaagggttaaatgcaCTTCGACGTTGGAGCGTCACAGCGCTGGTGACGATTTTGTATCAATATTGCGAAAATCCTTTTCTTGAAAACGGGAACTTGTTAACGATCGTGACGATGACATATTTAATCGCAGAAATAGTGAATAGTGACTCAGCGTGTCCAATTAGAGTGTATGGAAGTAATAATAGTGCGTTTCGCACGTTGATTgtacaattgaaaaatttacatcTATTCGCGATCCATCTTGTTAGTGTAATGATACGTTTCGTACAAACTTGTAGATatttatttgattaaaatttaccTGTGAACGCCTAGAAGCTAGTATTATAAAACAGTTTCCTGTTTATTTGAATTTGTTTTTCGCAGGAACTTGACGTTTTACCGAGAATATTTCCCTAACGATTCTTTCCCGTGTCGTGTACATTTTCGTCCACTTCCCTGTTCCACGTAGACCGAAGTCTCGGGAATTCACAAGGAAAATCGTGCAACGTTTTGCAAGATTTCCTCCGCGCGAGCGTGGTCCTGATTCGTCGAAGCGATCTCGTCTCCTCGGAGGCGGCAATAATCGACAATAATTTCCGAGCGAATGTTTTTCTTTGTCCGAGAATAGGTTTTGCATTTAATGAAAATACGAACAAATTGCGACTAAGTGTCCTAGCCTACACGCGTTCCAGTTTCGTAAGTTTTCAATAGTAAGCGCGGATACTCGTACCGTTTATCAAGGATACGTCCGTCGGCTCGATTGTTATCAGTAACCTTTATTTGATTGCGACATTAGCACTACATTGTGGTGCAATGACCATTCGCCTTGTAATATTTACTCGGTAGTGTTGTACATGTGCACGATCAATAGTACAAATTGATCCCGGAACTTTAATGTCGCGCATTACCAATCATTGTGATTTTCACTGTAAGCAACGAATCGGACGAGTCGTTCAACTACGAAAGTAACACCTTGAACGTGTATTTACGAGCGATTTGCATTCGGTATGGAAGAACGATTATCCACGCTTAAAACAGAAGGACAAATATCGTAGGAATCTCGCTTCTCCATCGTatacttgtttttcttttttcctctctttttttttttttgctcaaaTATCTTTAATTATATCAATCATCTCGCTTTATTTTTGCACTTCTCGACGTACCTATAGGATTCCTAGTTTAGCAATCCTGACACAATCGTCCTCACGTTTTTTCCTGGTACGAGTCACGCTTGTGATTTCAAGGAAACCTGATATTAGCCtgcaaattaatattaaacCAACCGACGTGTTAACGCatttcgaaacgattgaaaagttGGCGGGAAATATTAAAGTAACAATCGCGACGACGTATACCTTTTCGTTCTAATTGCTGCGCGAAAAATTAAGAGCGAGTGTACATTTGTACACGAAATAGGTCGTATTTCGGTTAAAATGCGCGAATACATTCTTCGCATCGTTAACGCGTCCTACGTTTTTCTtgaaaaaaagttataaatgcaTTTTGGTGATCGTCCGAGCGTAATACGCGGGTTTTGTTCGCGCGTTCCGATGATACGTTTGCAACTATGTAATCCATTGTAATTCACCTTGCAATGGTGTTTACTCTGTTAATTACGCGGTAGTTAGCATTTTCTTTCCGACCAATGAGACTCCACGGTAGAATGTGCAAATTTCCTCGTTAGTATTTTCAGCGAAGGTATAGAACTTTCTAATTCATTTACCGAACTTTCTTCTTACAGCTGTACGAAATAAAAGTTTACCAACCACGAGGTAAAACATTCTTCTACGTAAGATTCGTCGAAACAAATCCAACGAGGCCGTATGTTTGCTAAATGAGAATCTGAGATATACGTGTATGTATACTCGAAACATTACGAAGGAGCAAAAAAATTCCCTCGAACGTCTGTCATCTTTTGGCAGTGTAAAATGTACGCGAATATTTTAGGCGGTGTAAAATATATGCGAAACACGCAACATCAATTTcgtgaataaatatattttctcgaaataacctcatttaaatattacatatatttgggaccattttttatcgaaaggttcttgaagaaattttgttggaaatttatattataccgtGAACGAGTACTATCCTCTAATTTTTCGTTGCTAAGGCGTCTCAAACTATTTATCTCGATCTCTTTTGTATTTATCgccaatatatataatattttcttagtttatattcatatacatatacataatatttttaacaaaactaAAATTAACGGTGTACGCACGAAACAACATCGAGCGAATGCTATAAGAGTTTGTTTACTCGTGCGTTGGAAATCACGATTAACTTCTAAATAACCTTCGGTGATGGATTGTTTTGCCTAACAGGCGCCGTATTGTATGTTCTAACGAAACAGAGTGAACGTCGCAATGCGATCATTCTAACCGGAAAAATCAATTATCTGCGGTTTAATCCGAATACAATACGTTGTGCACCTCTTGTTTTACGTAAAATGTGGAAATTATGACGATGTCAAGAGCGGAGCACGATGTATTTATACACTTTCGATTTTACACTTCGCTTCAACTTTGTTTAACGGTAAATTATCAACACCG
The Ptiloglossa arizonensis isolate GNS036 chromosome 3, iyPtiAriz1_principal, whole genome shotgun sequence genome window above contains:
- the LOC143144646 gene encoding venom acid phosphatase Acph-1, whose translation is MLARRSISCLALLFVVVNVADCDLDLQLLHVVFRHGEKVPHREFQNYPNDPYREYSYYPMGNGDLTNQGKLREYRIGTMLRERYDRYFGPDYWPEKIYARSTEVPRTQLSLQLVLAGLFPPSEKQIWNPRLRWIPTATFFVPYEDDNLLFPHHCPRYQEEYSKFLQQPSTQDIVNKYKNVMNYLTQHSGKVINTTSAVTYLYNLLKEEASQNLTLPKWTESVYPTPMKEILALDFRLRSDTRTLKRLNGGLLLRKMVEDIEAYKAGKLEPYDRKAFLFSAHEMNVAAVARVLDLDEPVVPAYGSTLILETLRDKKGTYYVRVLFWSGVSEQLTIETIPGCAELCPFEKFLVIVSDLVPSNDEYYCHPNRTMDESRDVTRKDNVCSSVSNVAVSNTWYCLLSLVSLVVLYARGIDR